A part of Thermus thermamylovorans genomic DNA contains:
- a CDS encoding radical SAM protein: MHERGLQLPKVVGQQHDFLMVAIDTGNFILAYEEDLEEGLGSEYERLWVEDVPLVLASDASVVLRRERFGGILYGFKRGIFLNQEAFDLVRSFVVATRPSLALKQVLKEGGLSEITKGFVEAAGHLILYLIAEGYLRPSQEGLESKALFLDDQHFSDDRYYRPLSMEIELTNRCYRRCAYCAYESGPEPKIPLREELTFDEWGYILDSIRKEGVFYLEFTGGDPLSRPDGLEIIRLADELGFSVQVNTDLSVLRDSDLDKIASTKNLNFVGTTLDGSSPDSHDLLRGKGGFKTTLRQISLIAKAGIPLAVFTVVHKKNYTEIRKIGEIATQNNAMYGIAPMYPAGRGASLNHLVLSQEEWDFAVGEYMDMVRLGAIKPHQRLWYKLSRELGGGVR; encoded by the coding sequence ATGCACGAGAGGGGTTTACAACTTCCAAAGGTCGTAGGCCAGCAGCATGATTTCCTGATGGTTGCCATTGATACAGGCAATTTTATATTGGCTTACGAGGAGGACCTCGAAGAAGGATTAGGCTCGGAATACGAAAGGCTTTGGGTCGAAGACGTGCCCCTTGTCCTTGCCAGCGACGCTAGCGTTGTCCTACGCAGAGAGCGGTTCGGGGGAATACTCTACGGCTTTAAGAGGGGCATTTTTCTCAATCAGGAAGCCTTCGACCTTGTTAGATCCTTTGTAGTTGCTACTAGGCCATCGCTGGCCCTCAAGCAAGTTCTCAAAGAAGGAGGCTTAAGTGAAATTACCAAGGGATTTGTAGAGGCAGCGGGGCATTTAATCCTTTACTTGATTGCCGAGGGATACCTTCGCCCTTCTCAAGAAGGGCTGGAATCTAAAGCTTTGTTCCTAGACGATCAACACTTCTCCGATGACCGGTACTATAGGCCTCTATCCATGGAAATCGAGCTCACGAATAGGTGCTATAGGCGTTGTGCATACTGTGCATACGAATCCGGCCCTGAACCCAAAATACCTCTTCGGGAAGAGCTGACTTTCGATGAGTGGGGATATATCTTGGATTCCATAAGAAAGGAAGGGGTCTTCTACCTTGAATTCACAGGAGGTGATCCACTGAGTAGGCCAGATGGATTGGAGATCATCCGCCTAGCGGACGAGCTAGGGTTTAGCGTTCAAGTTAACACCGACTTGTCCGTGTTGCGAGATAGCGACTTAGATAAGATTGCGTCCACAAAAAATCTGAACTTCGTGGGTACCACTTTAGACGGATCTAGTCCGGATAGCCACGATTTGCTTCGGGGTAAGGGGGGATTTAAGACTACCTTGCGGCAGATAAGTCTCATTGCCAAAGCCGGTATCCCTCTGGCTGTCTTCACGGTAGTTCACAAGAAGAACTACACTGAGATTAGAAAGATAGGTGAAATCGCAACACAAAACAACGCTATGTATGGGATTGCGCCCATGTATCCCGCAGGGCGCGGGGCAAGCTTGAATCATCTCGTTCTTAGCCAGGAAGAGTGGGACTTCGCTGTAGGGGAATACATGGACATGGTTAGATTAGGTGCGATTAAGCCCCACCAAAGGCTGTGGTATAAGCTTTCTAGAGAACTNGGTGGTGGCGTGAGGTGA
- a CDS encoding SPASM domain-containing protein, with amino-acid sequence MSTQVNIRKGGRELRSENPARDQIWLTSRGNRALRVDPRGNVYVSAKLREWRPRYSFFGNLLTSTLADIWENSPLLQELRKIPVQPNFFDAVDIRTIPNYTSEIPLADGSASQHG; translated from the coding sequence GTGAGTACGCAGGTGAATATCCGAAAAGGGGGTAGAGAACTTAGATCGGAAAACCCGGCCCGCGATCAGATATGGCTTACCTCTAGGGGTAATCGTGCTCTTCGCGTAGATCCGAGGGGTAATGTCTACGTTTCTGCCAAATTGCGTGAGTGGCGGCCCAGGTATTCGTTCTTCGGCAACCTTCTAACGAGCACTTTAGCCGACATTTGGGAGAATTCGCCTCTACTGCAAGAGCTACGGAAAATACCTGTTCAACCGAACTTCTTTGATGCCGTGGACATTCGGACTATCCCCAATTACACCAGCGAAATCCCTCTAGCTGATGGCTCAGCGTCCCAGCATGGCTAA